One Paraburkholderia aromaticivorans genomic region harbors:
- a CDS encoding bifunctional riboflavin kinase/FAD synthetase, translating into MRVFRGLPNAESRAPCALTIGNFDGVHRGHQALLAHVRAAADARGLPVCVMTFEPHPREFFNPAGAPPRIAMLRDKLEALRTNGVDRVVVEHFNHTFASQSPDTFVERIIVNGLHARWVMIGDDFRYGAKRAGDFASLKAAGQQYGFEVEQMATVADPSGARISSSGVRAALVAGDLDSARAALGRDYLISGHVVHGMKLGRDLGFPTLNLPIAHKRPALAGIFVVRVHGVADEPLPGVASLGLRPTVDDSGRVLLEVHLLDWHGDAYGKLVRVEFLKKLRDEEKYIDLETLTAAIARDVANARAWFAAVGAGTPGSRSTGFATSATDRIR; encoded by the coding sequence GTGAGAGTCTTCCGCGGTCTTCCCAATGCTGAAAGCCGTGCGCCCTGCGCACTGACCATCGGCAACTTCGACGGTGTCCACCGCGGCCATCAGGCTTTGCTCGCCCACGTGCGCGCGGCTGCCGATGCCCGCGGCCTGCCCGTCTGTGTGATGACCTTCGAGCCGCACCCGCGCGAGTTCTTCAACCCCGCGGGCGCGCCGCCCCGCATCGCCATGTTGCGCGACAAGCTGGAGGCGCTGCGTACTAACGGCGTCGATCGGGTGGTCGTCGAACACTTCAACCACACGTTCGCGAGCCAGTCGCCGGACACGTTCGTCGAACGGATCATCGTCAACGGACTGCACGCGCGCTGGGTGATGATCGGCGACGACTTCCGCTACGGCGCGAAGCGCGCGGGCGACTTCGCGTCGCTCAAGGCGGCGGGCCAGCAATATGGTTTCGAAGTCGAGCAGATGGCCACGGTGGCCGATCCGTCGGGCGCGCGCATTTCCAGTTCGGGCGTGCGCGCCGCGCTGGTGGCGGGCGACCTCGACTCGGCGCGCGCCGCGCTGGGCCGCGATTATCTGATCAGCGGTCACGTCGTGCACGGCATGAAGCTCGGCCGCGATCTCGGCTTTCCCACGCTCAACCTGCCGATCGCCCACAAGCGTCCGGCGCTCGCGGGCATTTTCGTGGTGCGCGTGCACGGCGTGGCGGACGAACCGCTGCCGGGCGTCGCGAGCCTCGGCCTGCGTCCCACGGTTGACGATTCCGGCCGCGTGCTGCTCGAAGTCCACTTGCTCGACTGGCACGGCGACGCGTATGGCAAACTCGTGCGCGTCGAATTCCTGAAGAAGCTGCGCGACGAGGAAAAGTACATCGACCTCGAAACGCTGACCGCCGCCATTGCGCGCGACGTCGCCAACGCGCGCGCATGGTTCGCGGCCGTCGGCGCCGGCACGCCGGGCAGCCGTTCCACCGGCTTCGCCACCTCGGCCACTGATCGAATTAGATAG
- the ileS gene encoding isoleucine--tRNA ligase — protein sequence MSNKKADSKPPSRYPVNLLDTPFPMRGDLPKREPQWVKEWQERKIYETIRAASKGRKKFILHDGPPYANGDIHLGHAVNKILKDMIVKARNLAGFDAVYVPGWDCHGMPIEIQIEKQFGKSLPAAEVMQKARAYATEQIEKQKVGFRRLGVLGDWDNPYKTMNFTNEAGEIRALAKIMEKGYVFRGLKPVNWCFDCGSALAEAEVEYKDKTDPTIDVLFSFAEPEKTAQAFGLNALPRDEGGIVIWTTTPWTIPANQALNLHPEIVYALVDTPRGLLILAEERVEACLKLYGLEGTIVATTPGAKLVNLRFNHPLASAHPGYKRTAPVYLGDYVTTETGTGIVHSSPAYGVEDFVSCKAHGMADSDIINPVMGDGRYIESLALFGGLSIWAANPQIVEALQGAGSLMRTEKYTHSYMHCWRHKTPIIYRATSQWFAGMDVKPNDTDKTLRETALEGIENTAFYPAWGKQRLFSMIANRPDWTLSRQRQWGVPMAFFVHKETGELHPRTLELLEEVAQRVEKAGIEAWQTLDPRELLGDDANMYEKNRDTLDVWFDSGTTHWHVLRGSHKDELQFPADLYLEGSDQHRGWFHSSLLTASMLDGRPPYNALLTHGFTVDGEGRKMSKSLGNGIDPHEVANRLGAEIIRLWIASTDYSGELAISEEILKRVTEGYRRIRNTLRFLLANLSDFDFAQHARPVEDWLEIDRYAVALSANLQNDILSHYDKYEFHPVVAKLQTFCSEDLGGFYLDVLKDRLYTTAADSVARRSAQTALYHIAHGLLRLMAPFLSFTAEEAWKIFSPNSETIFTETYHAFPAVPDAGALLDKWTLLRAARSDVTKALEEARVANLIGSSLQAEVEIRASGARYDALASLDDDLKFVLITSAASVVKVDSEAEESVEVIASKYLKCERCWHYREDVGVNAEHPTLCGRCFSNLFGNGETRSAA from the coding sequence ATGAGCAATAAGAAAGCCGATTCGAAACCGCCGTCACGCTACCCGGTCAACCTGCTCGACACGCCGTTCCCGATGCGCGGCGACCTGCCCAAGCGCGAGCCGCAATGGGTCAAGGAATGGCAGGAACGCAAGATCTACGAGACGATCCGCGCTGCCTCCAAGGGCCGCAAGAAGTTCATCCTGCACGACGGCCCGCCGTATGCGAACGGCGACATCCACCTCGGCCACGCGGTGAACAAGATCCTGAAGGACATGATCGTCAAGGCGCGCAATCTCGCCGGCTTCGACGCGGTCTACGTGCCCGGCTGGGATTGCCACGGCATGCCGATCGAAATCCAGATCGAAAAGCAGTTCGGCAAATCGCTGCCGGCCGCTGAAGTCATGCAGAAGGCGCGCGCCTACGCGACCGAGCAGATCGAGAAGCAGAAAGTCGGCTTCCGCCGTCTGGGCGTGCTCGGCGACTGGGACAATCCGTACAAGACCATGAACTTCACGAACGAAGCCGGCGAAATCCGCGCGCTCGCCAAGATCATGGAAAAAGGCTACGTGTTCCGCGGCCTGAAGCCGGTGAACTGGTGCTTCGACTGCGGCTCGGCACTCGCCGAAGCGGAAGTCGAATACAAGGACAAGACCGATCCGACCATCGACGTGCTGTTCAGTTTCGCCGAGCCGGAAAAGACCGCGCAAGCGTTCGGTTTAAATGCGCTGCCGCGCGACGAAGGCGGCATCGTGATCTGGACCACTACGCCGTGGACCATCCCCGCCAACCAGGCGCTGAACCTGCATCCGGAAATCGTCTACGCGCTGGTCGACACGCCGCGCGGCCTGCTGATCCTCGCCGAAGAGCGCGTTGAAGCCTGCCTGAAGCTGTACGGCCTGGAAGGCACGATCGTCGCCACCACGCCGGGCGCGAAGCTCGTCAACCTGCGCTTCAATCACCCGCTCGCGTCCGCGCATCCGGGCTACAAGCGCACGGCGCCGGTCTATCTCGGCGACTACGTGACGACCGAAACGGGCACGGGCATCGTCCACTCTTCGCCGGCGTACGGCGTGGAAGACTTCGTGTCGTGCAAGGCGCACGGCATGGCAGACTCGGACATCATCAATCCGGTGATGGGCGACGGCCGTTATATCGAATCGCTCGCGCTGTTCGGCGGCCTGTCGATCTGGGCGGCCAACCCGCAGATCGTCGAAGCGCTGCAAGGCGCCGGCTCGCTGATGCGCACCGAGAAGTACACGCACAGCTACATGCACTGCTGGCGCCACAAGACGCCGATCATCTACCGCGCGACGTCGCAATGGTTCGCCGGCATGGACGTGAAGCCGAACGATACCGACAAGACGCTGCGCGAGACCGCGCTCGAAGGCATCGAGAACACCGCCTTCTATCCGGCGTGGGGCAAGCAGCGCCTGTTCAGCATGATCGCCAACCGCCCGGACTGGACGCTGTCGCGCCAACGCCAATGGGGCGTGCCGATGGCGTTCTTCGTGCACAAGGAAACCGGCGAACTGCATCCGCGTACGCTGGAGTTGCTCGAAGAAGTCGCGCAACGCGTCGAGAAGGCCGGCATCGAAGCGTGGCAAACGCTCGACCCGCGCGAGTTGCTCGGCGACGACGCCAACATGTACGAGAAGAACCGCGACACGCTCGACGTGTGGTTCGATTCGGGCACCACGCACTGGCACGTGCTGCGCGGCTCGCACAAGGACGAGCTGCAATTCCCGGCCGACCTGTATCTGGAAGGCTCGGACCAGCATCGCGGCTGGTTCCACTCGTCGCTGCTGACCGCCTCGATGCTCGACGGCCGTCCGCCGTACAACGCGCTGCTCACGCACGGTTTCACCGTGGACGGCGAAGGCCGCAAGATGAGCAAGTCGCTCGGCAACGGTATCGATCCGCATGAAGTGGCGAACCGCCTCGGCGCGGAAATCATCCGCCTGTGGATCGCGTCGACCGATTACTCGGGCGAACTGGCGATCTCGGAAGAAATCCTGAAGCGTGTGACGGAAGGCTATCGTCGTATCCGCAACACGCTGCGCTTCCTGCTCGCGAATTTGTCGGACTTCGACTTCGCGCAACACGCGCGTCCGGTGGAGGACTGGCTCGAGATCGATCGCTATGCGGTGGCGCTGTCGGCGAATCTGCAAAACGATATCCTCTCGCACTACGACAAGTACGAATTCCACCCGGTGGTCGCCAAGCTGCAGACGTTCTGCTCGGAAGACCTCGGCGGCTTCTATCTGGACGTGCTGAAGGATCGTCTGTACACGACCGCCGCGGACTCGGTCGCGCGCCGCTCGGCGCAGACCGCGCTGTATCACATCGCGCATGGCCTGCTGCGTCTGATGGCGCCGTTCCTGTCGTTCACCGCAGAAGAAGCGTGGAAGATTTTCTCGCCGAACAGCGAGACCATCTTCACCGAGACGTATCACGCGTTCCCGGCCGTCCCGGACGCCGGCGCGCTGCTCGACAAATGGACACTCCTGCGCGCGGCGCGCAGCGACGTGACCAAGGCGCTGGAAGAAGCGCGCGTGGCGAACCTGATCGGCTCGTCCTTGCAGGCGGAGGTTGAAATCCGCGCGAGCGGTGCGCGTTACGATGCGCTTGCAAGCCTCGACGACGACCTGAAGTTCGTGCTGATCACGTCGGCGGCGAGCGTGGTGAAGGTCGACAGCGAAGCGGAAGAAAGCGTCGAAGTCATCGCCTCGAAGTATCTCAAGTGCGAACGCTGCTGGCACTACCGCGAGGACGTCGGCGTGAACGCCGAACACCCCACGCTGTGCGGCCGCTGCTTCAGCAATCTGTTCGGCAACGGTGAAACCAGGAGCGCGGCATAA
- the lspA gene encoding signal peptidase II, producing the protein MSKTASKASVATGSLAPWLGVALIVILFDQLTKIAVQKVFAYGVAHEVTSFFNLILVYNRGAAFSFLAMAGGWQRWAFTALGVVAALVICYLLKRHGGQKMFCTALALILGGALGNVIDRLAYGHVIDFLDFHVRTWHWPAFNLADSAITIGAILLVLDELRRVRGSAR; encoded by the coding sequence ATGTCGAAAACCGCATCGAAAGCATCTGTTGCAACCGGTTCGCTGGCGCCCTGGCTGGGCGTCGCGCTGATCGTCATCCTGTTCGATCAGCTGACGAAAATCGCGGTGCAGAAAGTGTTCGCCTACGGTGTCGCGCATGAGGTCACGTCGTTTTTCAACCTGATCCTCGTGTACAACCGCGGCGCGGCATTCAGCTTCCTCGCCATGGCGGGCGGCTGGCAGCGCTGGGCGTTCACCGCGCTCGGCGTGGTGGCCGCGCTGGTGATCTGCTATCTGCTCAAGCGTCACGGCGGGCAGAAAATGTTCTGCACGGCGCTCGCGCTGATTCTCGGTGGCGCGCTCGGCAACGTGATCGACCGGCTCGCGTATGGCCACGTGATCGACTTTCTCGATTTCCACGTGCGTACGTGGCACTGGCCGGCGTTCAATCTCGCCGACAGCGCGATCACAATCGGCGCGATCCTGCTCGTGCTGGACGAACTGCGGCGCGTGCGCGGCAGCGCACGCTAA
- the coaBC gene encoding bifunctional phosphopantothenoylcysteine decarboxylase/phosphopantothenate--cysteine ligase CoaBC, translating to MATAELAGKHLVLGMTGGIACYKIAELTRLLTKAGATVQVVMTDAATQFITPVTMQALSGRPVYTSQWDGRVPNNMAHIDLSREADAIVIAPASTDFLAKLAHGMADDLLSTLCVARDCPLLVVPAMNRQMWQNPATQRNVAQVRADGVEVLGPDSGPQACGEVGDGRMLEAAATYEAIASFFAPKILAGKRVLLTAGPTFEPLDPVRGITNRSSGKMGFALARAAQQAGAEVHLIAGPVALETPWGVFRQDVQTAQQMHDAVMRSVADADIFIGVAAVADWRVDHASEHKIKKTAERALPSFSFVENPDILAAVAKLPHPPFAVGFAAESGDLEVHGEEKRVRKNVPLLIGNLGPLTFGLDDNEVILFEAGGATKLPRADKQTLARALIAEIARRLPDTSLIR from the coding sequence TTGGCAACCGCAGAACTCGCAGGAAAACACCTCGTCCTCGGCATGACGGGCGGCATTGCCTGCTACAAGATTGCCGAACTTACGCGTCTGTTGACCAAGGCCGGCGCGACCGTGCAGGTCGTCATGACCGACGCGGCCACGCAGTTCATCACCCCCGTCACCATGCAGGCGCTCTCGGGCCGTCCGGTCTACACGAGCCAGTGGGACGGGCGCGTGCCGAACAACATGGCGCACATCGATCTGTCGCGTGAAGCGGACGCGATCGTCATCGCGCCCGCCTCCACCGACTTCCTCGCCAAACTCGCGCACGGCATGGCCGACGATTTGCTGTCGACGTTGTGCGTCGCCCGCGATTGTCCGCTGCTGGTGGTGCCGGCCATGAACCGGCAGATGTGGCAGAACCCGGCGACACAACGCAACGTCGCGCAAGTGCGCGCGGACGGCGTCGAAGTACTCGGGCCCGATTCCGGCCCGCAGGCATGCGGTGAAGTCGGCGACGGCCGCATGCTCGAAGCCGCGGCCACTTACGAAGCGATCGCCTCGTTCTTCGCGCCGAAAATCCTCGCCGGCAAACGCGTGCTGCTGACCGCCGGCCCGACGTTCGAACCGCTCGACCCGGTACGCGGTATTACTAACCGCTCCAGCGGCAAGATGGGTTTCGCGCTGGCGCGCGCCGCGCAACAGGCCGGCGCCGAGGTGCATCTGATCGCCGGCCCCGTCGCGCTGGAAACGCCGTGGGGTGTATTCCGCCAGGACGTGCAAACCGCGCAGCAGATGCATGACGCGGTGATGCGCTCGGTCGCGGACGCCGACATTTTCATCGGCGTGGCCGCGGTGGCCGATTGGCGTGTCGATCACGCCAGCGAGCACAAGATCAAGAAGACCGCCGAGCGCGCGCTGCCGAGTTTCAGCTTCGTCGAAAATCCGGACATTCTGGCCGCGGTGGCGAAGCTGCCACACCCGCCGTTCGCAGTCGGCTTCGCCGCGGAAAGCGGCGATCTGGAAGTTCACGGCGAAGAAAAGCGCGTCCGCAAAAACGTGCCGCTTCTGATCGGCAATCTCGGCCCGCTGACTTTCGGCCTCGACGACAACGAAGTGATCCTGTTCGAAGCAGGCGGCGCGACGAAGCTGCCACGCGCCGACAAACAGACGCTCGCGCGCGCGCTGATCGCGGAGATCGCCAGGCGTTTGCCCGACACAAGTCTGATTCGCTAA
- a CDS encoding LLM class flavin-dependent oxidoreductase, whose protein sequence is MTRLSVLDQTPVIAGHSVADAIAATVELAQFADDLGYTRYWCAEHHGLRGVSNPCPEVMLARLGSVTRHIRLGSGGVMLPYYSPFKVAEQFMMLEALFPNRIDLGVGRAPGGDMHTAQAVAAGAYNRGDIFPQQVADLLGLMHGNLPADHIASGVLLQPQIDTRPQLWMLGSSEFGGLLAAQLGIPFAFAHFINAHFGYQVAQAYRERFKAGQDMQQPYLAAAVFVICADTEQEAADLEKAVDLRRVQMAYGLNEPIPTIEQGVAQEYGERERLVIDREKPRSIIGTPETVTERLHALQEQFDADELIVLTVAGSYRARLRSYELLAEAFQLERPASTS, encoded by the coding sequence ATGACGCGACTATCCGTACTCGATCAAACGCCCGTGATTGCCGGGCACTCGGTGGCGGATGCGATTGCCGCCACGGTCGAACTCGCGCAGTTCGCCGACGACCTCGGCTACACGCGTTACTGGTGCGCCGAGCATCACGGCCTGCGCGGCGTGTCGAACCCCTGCCCCGAGGTTATGCTGGCGCGCCTTGGCAGCGTGACCCGACACATTCGACTCGGCTCCGGCGGCGTGATGCTGCCGTACTACAGCCCGTTCAAGGTCGCCGAGCAATTCATGATGCTCGAAGCGCTGTTCCCCAATCGCATCGATCTGGGCGTGGGACGCGCGCCGGGCGGCGACATGCACACGGCGCAAGCGGTCGCTGCCGGAGCCTACAATCGCGGCGATATTTTTCCGCAGCAGGTAGCCGATCTGCTTGGCCTGATGCACGGCAACTTGCCGGCCGATCACATTGCGAGCGGCGTGCTGCTGCAGCCGCAAATCGATACACGTCCGCAACTGTGGATGCTCGGGTCGAGCGAATTCGGCGGCTTGCTGGCAGCGCAACTCGGCATTCCCTTCGCGTTTGCGCACTTCATCAACGCGCATTTCGGGTATCAGGTCGCGCAGGCGTATCGTGAGCGCTTCAAAGCCGGCCAGGACATGCAGCAGCCGTATCTGGCGGCTGCCGTCTTCGTGATTTGCGCGGACACCGAACAGGAAGCGGCCGATCTGGAAAAAGCCGTCGATCTGCGCCGCGTGCAAATGGCCTACGGTTTGAACGAACCGATCCCGACGATCGAACAGGGCGTCGCGCAGGAATACGGCGAGCGCGAGCGTCTGGTGATAGATCGCGAGAAGCCGCGCAGTATCATCGGCACGCCGGAAACTGTCACTGAGCGGCTCCATGCGTTGCAGGAGCAGTTTGACGCCGACGAACTGATCGTGCTCACCGTCGCGGGCAGCTACCGCGCCCGTTTGCGCTCCTATGAACTTCTCGCCGAAGCGTTCCAGCTCGAACGCCCGGCCTCCACTTCTTAA
- the dut gene encoding dUTP diphosphatase, producing MKLDLKILDARMRDQLPAYATTGSAGLDLRACLDEPLTLKPSETALVPTGLAIHVGDSGYAALILPRSGLGHKHGIVLGNLVGLIDSDYQGQLMISTWNRGETTFVLNPMERLAQLVIVPVVQAEFNIVDDFESSDRGAGGFGSTGKH from the coding sequence ATGAAACTCGACCTGAAGATCCTCGACGCGCGCATGCGCGACCAGCTCCCGGCTTACGCCACCACCGGCAGCGCGGGCCTCGACCTGCGCGCGTGCCTCGACGAGCCGTTGACACTGAAACCCAGCGAAACCGCCTTGGTGCCGACGGGTCTGGCAATTCACGTCGGCGATTCGGGCTATGCCGCGTTGATCCTGCCGCGCTCGGGCTTGGGACATAAGCACGGGATCGTGCTGGGCAATCTGGTCGGCCTGATTGATTCGGATTACCAAGGTCAACTGATGATTTCAACGTGGAACCGCGGCGAGACCACGTTCGTGCTGAATCCGATGGAACGCCTCGCGCAACTGGTGATCGTGCCGGTCGTGCAGGCAGAGTTCAATATCGTCGATGACTTCGAATCCAGCGACCGCGGCGCCGGCGGGTTTGGCAGCACGGGCAAGCACTAA